From Quercus lobata isolate SW786 chromosome 1, ValleyOak3.0 Primary Assembly, whole genome shotgun sequence, one genomic window encodes:
- the LOC115991403 gene encoding dehydrogenase/reductase SDR family member 7 yields MGILLSLLFFVSLFLFLFLLFKFVTADGDFTLVSKKHVKREEIEDKVVWITGASRGIGEILAKQLARLGAKLILSARNEAELERVKRQLTGKHAPDEVKILPLDLTSAEDSLKAVVEKAESIFPGSGVDYMIHNAAFERPKTSALDVTEDSVKATFTVNVLGTISLTRFLVPFMLKRGKGHFVVMSSAAGKTPAPGQAVYSASKYALNGYFHTLRSELFQKGIKVTVVCPGPIETSNNSGVKTSENKGSLEKRVSSERCAKLTIVAASHGLKEVWISNQPVLAVMYLVQYMPTIGYWLMDKIGGNRVEAAAQKGNTYSLSLLFGKKKAA; encoded by the exons ATGGGCATATTGCTTTCCCTCCTCTTCTtcgtttctctctttctctttctcttccttctaTTCAAATTCGTCACTGCTGATG gggATTTCACTTTGGTATCTAAAAAACATGTAAAGCGTGAAGAGATTGAAGATAAG GTTGTTTGGATTACTGGAGCTAGCCGTGGAATTG GAGAGATTCTTGCTAAGCAGCTTGCTAGATTAGGCGCCAAGCTCATTCTTTCGGCACGAAATGAAGCTGAATTGGAGCGAGTCAAGAGGCAGCTCACTG GTAAACATGCACCTGATGAAGTGAAGATTTTACCATTGGACCTGACGTCTGCAGAAGATTCCCTCAAAGCAGTTGTGGAGAAAGCAGAATCCATTTTTCCTGGTTCTGGTGTTGATTATATGATCCATAATGCAGCTTTTGAGCGTCCT AAAACGTCAGCTTTGGATGTCACTGAGGATAGTGTTAAG GCAACATTCACTGTAAATGTTCTGGGGACAATCTCTCTCACGCGGTTCCTGGTGCCTTTCATGCTGAAGCGGGGGAAGGGTCATTTTGTTGTG ATGAGCAGTGCTGCAGGAAAGACACCTGCACCAGGTCAGGCCGTATACTCCGCTTCTAAATATGCTCTAAATGGATACTTTCACACCTTGCGCTCCGAG CTCTTccagaaaggaattaaggtgaCTGTTGTCTGTCCTGGGCCGATAGAAACGTCAAATAATTCTGGAGTAAAAACTTCAGAAAACAAGGGTTCTCTTGAG AAGCGTGTGTCCTCAGAACGTTGCGCTAAGCTGACTATTGTTGCTGCCTCCCATGGTCTAAAGGAAGTTTGGATATCAAATCAG CCTGTGCTTGCTGTTATGTATTTGGTGCAGTATATGCCTACCATTGGCTATTGGCTCATGGACAAG ATCGGTGGAAATCGAGTAGAAGCTGCTGCACAGAAGGGGAACACTTATTCATTGAGCTTACTGTTTGGGAAAAAGAAGGCAGCATAG